GAGGTAGCAACCTCAGAGGTGCTAACTTATCCCAAGGATTACTGTGGCGAACGGACTTTATGGATGCTTGTTTGGAAGTTGCCAACTTAAGTCAATCCAAACTGATTCGGGCAACTCTAACACGAGCTAACTTAAAGCAAGCCCAACTGGCAAAAGCAGATCTAAGGGTGGCAAATCTACGCGCAGCAATTTGTCCAGGGGCAAATCTGGCAGGGGCAGACCTTCGCTATTCCGATCTCACTGGCATTAACCTCAAAGGTGCAAATTTAACGGGTGCAGATTTAACGGGTGCAGATTTAACGGGCGCAGATTTGAGTGGAGCAATCTTGACAGGTACCATTCTTAGGCAAGTAGATTTGAGTCAGGTTATTTTAAAGGATGTGGACTGGAACCATCGCCACATAGACGTTCTAGAAAACAATCCAGTGTTGACTGCTACTGAATAGTGTTCATCTAGCAGCGACTATAATTTGAGGATGTAGCGGCTTGCGATCGCACCCCCCATGCTGACCCTCAGAGATTATGCCAATTCAGATATTGAAGCTTTGTTAGCTCTGGCTAACAACAAGTTAGTATCGCGTTTTTTGGTCTATACCTTTCCTTATCCCTACACAAGAGCCGATGCAAAATGGTGGGTATCTGAAGGGGTGAAGGCTGAAGGAGATGTGACGAAAGTCATCGAATATAATGGTCAGTTTGCAGGTAGTGTCGGCATAGCTCGTAAAACAGGTTGGCGCGATCACCTGGCTGAAATTGGGTACTGGCTGGGAGAACCTTATTGGGGTAACGGGATAGCAACCCAAGCAGTTCAACAGATGACTGACTATGCTTTTTCAGACCTAAAATTGCAGAAGCTCTATGCTCTTATTCTGGCTCCCAATATAGTGTCGATGAGAGTGGTCGAGAAATGTGCATATGAGTTAGAAGGGGTTCTTAAACAAGAAGTGTTTAAGGATGGACAATATTACGATGTCCATCGCTTTGCCAAGGTTTTAAAGATTTAACCCATAACCTCACCCCTGATAGAAACAGGGTTCTAGTCTGATAGGCTCCTGTAAGCATCGTCGATCAGTACTTGTAGCTTGCACGATCATG
The Acaryochloris marina S15 genome window above contains:
- a CDS encoding pentapeptide repeat-containing protein, whose protein sequence is MLVDLHSDSLIEQYTNGIRDFSSTILMGDSLCELLLNGINFEQANLARVNMSLTQFRGSNLRGANLSQGLLWRTDFMDACLEVANLSQSKLIRATLTRANLKQAQLAKADLRVANLRAAICPGANLAGADLRYSDLTGINLKGANLTGADLTGADLTGADLSGAILTGTILRQVDLSQVILKDVDWNHRHIDVLENNPVLTATE
- a CDS encoding GNAT family N-acetyltransferase, with product MLTLRDYANSDIEALLALANNKLVSRFLVYTFPYPYTRADAKWWVSEGVKAEGDVTKVIEYNGQFAGSVGIARKTGWRDHLAEIGYWLGEPYWGNGIATQAVQQMTDYAFSDLKLQKLYALILAPNIVSMRVVEKCAYELEGVLKQEVFKDGQYYDVHRFAKVLKI